Proteins encoded in a region of the Thunnus maccoyii chromosome 4, fThuMac1.1, whole genome shotgun sequence genome:
- the LOC121895719 gene encoding SAM pointed domain-containing Ets transcription factor-like has translation MGSPGCEHMGFTAHSPLYISHPHTDTRMAWVDEVEDIKPPRSLLGIPELSWPGVYLPCYDRLAKEENPWVLKMTEAPVPAAPTARTPELSPPAPSQAQDPPSEMQGQVEERCLEQVQSMVVGEVLKDIDTACRLLNIAPGTTV, from the coding sequence ATGGGGAGTCCAGGCTGTGAACACATGGGCTTCACTGCACACTCGCCTCTCTACATCAGTCATCCCCACACTGACACCAGGATGGCCTGGGTGGACGAGGTGGAGGATATCAAGCCACCCCGCAGTTTGTTGGGAATCCCTGAGCTCAGCTGGCCGGGAGTCTACCTCCCCTGCTACGACAGATTAGCTAAAGAGGAGAACCCCTGGGTGCTGAAGATGACAGAGGCCCCTGTTCCCGCTGCTCCTACCGCTAGGACTCCGGAGCTGAGCCCGCCTGCGCCCAGCCAAGCCCAGGATCCCCCCTCTGAGATGCAGGGTCAAGTGGAGGAACGTTGTCTGGAGCAAGTCCAGTCTATGGTGGTGGGAGAAGTGCTGAAGGATATCGACACGGCTTGCAGGCTGCTCAACATTGCACCAGGTACAACTGTTTAA
- the LOC121895244 gene encoding SAM pointed domain-containing Ets transcription factor-like → MFQGLSGRDLCSMTEADFRQRSSQFGDMLYAHLDIWRSAVAMKDRCPPEDGKSADDDSWSDVMCSYPTQPIHLWQFLRELLLKPHNYSRCIRWLNKEKGIFKIEDSAHVARLWGIRKNRPAMNYDKLSRSIRQYYKKGIIRKPDESRRLVYQFVNPV, encoded by the exons ATGTTTCAGGGGCTGAGTGGGAGAGATCTGTGCTCCATGACAGAAGCAGATTTCAGACAACGCTCCTCGCAGTTTGGAGACATGCTATATGCTCATCTGGACATCTGGAGATCTG cTGTAGCAATGAAGGACCGCTGCCCACCAGAGGACGGCAAATCTG CTGATGATGATTCCTGGTCAGACGTGATGTGTAGCTACCCCACCCAGCCCATCCACCTGTGGCAGTTCCTCCGAGAGCTGCTCCTCAAGCCTCATAACTACAGCCGCTGCATCCGCTGGCTCAACAAAGAGAAAG GAATTTTCAAAATAGAAGACTCAGCTCACGTGGCCAGGCTATGGGGCATCAGGAAGAACCGCCCGGCCATGAACTATGACAAACTGAGTCGCTCTATACGCCAGTACTACAAGAAGGGCATCATCCGAAAGCCTGATGAATCACGCAGGCTGGTGTACCAGTTTGTCAACCCTGTATGA